GGACGTCGCGCGACATCACCCACTGCGCGATCGACTCTTCGAGGTATTGGAGATTCTTGCTCAGTAATCCCTTGGCGCCGGCTTCGGGGTGAAAGATGCGTGCCGATACCCCGATCAGGAGCGTCCGGCGCATGAAGTCGCGGCTGAAACGTTCGCGCAGGGCGCGCCAGCGCGAGCTCAGTACCCGTCCGGCCAATGCAAACGGTGTATCGCCATCGCGCTGGTAGCGCGCCGTGCCGCGTGCGGGCGCGCCCTGCGGTGCGCGCTGCTCCGGCATCCGGATCGGACTTTCCGGACTCTGGTCGATCGGGGAATCGGGAAGGTGTTCGGGGGGTTTCTGTTCGTCTTGCGCCATGTTTAACAATATATCCTTGCTACGCACCGCGCACGATTTGAAATTGTGACAAAAACCGCATTGCCGATACGGCGCGCCGGAGCAGGCAGCGCGTGTGGCAGTAACGCTGCCGCCGCCATCGCCAGCTTGCAGGATTGGCGATTTCAGTGAATACTGTATGCAATTACAGTATTAGTCATGGGGGCAGTGCCAGCAGTTTCTGAAAGGTCGCCACAATGTGACGGTCGGCCACCGGTTTGTCCAGCAGCCCACGCACGCCGGCATCGCGCGCGCGCAGGCTGTCGTACTTGAACGATTGGCCTACCAGGAAAAGTACCGCGGTGCGTCCGGCACCGTCCTGCGACTTGATTCTGCGGCACAAGTCGTAGGGTTCGATGCCGGGGGCCGCAGTATTGATCATCACCAGCGACACTGCCGTCTCGTCGCACAGGCACAGCGCGGCGCGGCCGCTGTCGGTCCATTCGACGGGGCGGGCCTTGATGCCGACGACCTGGGCGACGTGGTCGCGAAATGCCCCGCCTTTGTCGATGATTAAAACTGCGCCATCGTGCGGTCCCTGGCGCATCTGGGCGTAATCGGCCGGGGCTGCGGTATCTGGCCGCAGCCTCGGCCTTCGTCGCCGCTCGGGTAGGCTGCGTACGCCGCGCGCCCGGGAGACGGCCATTGTCTGCACGCGGGCATCGAGCAGGTCGGCCAGGGCATCGTATAGCTCGGCAGCATCGACCGGATGGGGCAGCGTGCGGTAGCAACTGGCACCCTGGCCGCCAATGACCAACGTCGGTTGCGAAGCGCCGGGCGGCAGGCAGCGCAGCCGGGCCAGTGCCGCGGGGCTGTCGCCGGCGGCAAGGTACAGGTCTGGCTCCTGCAAGCTGTCGTCGTGCAGGCAGAAGTAGGACGGCCCCGAGCGTGGAGCTTGCGCCAGCAGGTGCTCGAGCTGCGCGCATTCGGCTGGCGCGAACCCGACCAGGCGGACGGTGAACGGATATCTGGCTGCGTGCATGCGCTTTTCCAGCCTTTCCATAACAAATCCGGGTCAATCGTCTTAATCTAGCACAATGGTACGGACTAACAAGTCCCTTTGACGTGTTGAAAAGATAAAATTTTTCCGTCCGACAAGATAAAATGCGCGAGCATTAATTCAAGAAAACTAGCATGGCTTCCAAGAAACCCGCATCCGACTACAGTGAATCATCCATCCGCGTCCTGAAAGGACTCGAGCCCGTCAAGCAACGTCCGGGCATGTATACCCGGACTGAAAACCCGCTGCACATCATCCAGGAAGTGATCGACAACGCCTCGGACGAGGCCCTGGGCGGCCACTGCATGAATATTGCCGTGACGATGAATACCGACGGCTCGGTCACGGTCGAAGACGACGGCCGCGGCATTCCGGTTGGACTGCACCCCGAAGAAAACGTGCCGACCGTGGAAATCGTGTTCACGCGCCTGCATGCGGGCGGCAAGTTCGACAAGGGCTCGGGCGGCGCCTATGCGTTCTCGGGCGGCCTGCACGGGGTCGGCGTCTCCGTCACCAATGCGCTGTCGACGCGGCTGGAAATTACCGTCTGGCGCAAGGAAGACAACGGCAACGGCGTGCACGACCTGGTGTTTTCCGCGGGCGACGTGATCGCGCCGCTCACCTCGCGCCCGCTCGAGCGCGGCGGCAAGAAGAACGGCACCCGCGTTACCGCCTGGCCCGATCCAAAATACTTCGACTCCCCGAACATTCCGTTGGGCGACATGCAGCGCCTGCTGCGCTCCAAGGCGGTGCTGCTGCCGGGCGTGACCGTCACGCTCACCAACCAGAAAACCGGCGACGTCCAGACCTGGCGTTACGACGAAGGCCTGCGCGGCTACCTGACCGAGGCGCTGGCCCAGGCCTCGACCGGCCAGACCGTGATTCCGCTGTTCGAAGGTGCGCAATACGCGCCATCGAGCGATGACGGTTTCGCCGAAGGCGAAGGCGCGGCCTGGGTCGTGGCCTGGACCGAAGAAGGGTCGGTGGTGCGCGAATCCTATGTCAACCTGATTCCAACCGTCAGCGGCGGCACCCACGAGTCCGGCCTGCGCGAAGGCTTGTTCGGCGCCGTCAAGAGTTTCGTCGAGATGCACTCGCTGCTGCCCAAAGGCGTAAAGCTGCTTCCTGAAGACGTGTTCGCACGCGTGTCCTTTGTATTGTCGGCCAAGGTGCTGGACCCGCAGTTCCAGGGCCAGACCAAAGAACGCCTGAACTCGCGCGACGCGGTCAAGCTGGTCTCGTTCTTCACCCGTCCCCCCCTCGAATTGTGGCTGAACCAGCACGTCGAATACGGCAAGAAGCTGGCCGAACTGGTGATCAAGCAGGCGCAGTCGCGCCTGCGTTCGCTGCAAAAAGTCGAGAAAAAGAAGTCGTCCGGCGTGGCCGTGTTGCCGGGCAAGCTGACCGACTGCGAATCGACCGACCTGACGCGCAACGAACTGTTCCTGGTCGAGGGCGACTCCGCGGGCGGCTCGGCAAAAATGGGCCGCGACAAGGAATTCCAGGCCATTTTGCCCCTGCGCGGCAAGGTGCTCAATTCCTGGGAAACCGACCGCGACCGGCTGTTCGCCAATAACGAAATTCACGACATCGCCGTGGCGATCGGCGTCGACCCGCATGGCGCGCACGACAATCCCGACCTGAGCGGCCTGCGCTACGGGAAAATCTGCATCCTGTCCGATGCCGACGTGGACGGCTCGCACATCCAGGTGCTGCTGCTTACCCTGTTCTTCAAGCATTTCCCTGCCCTGTTCCGCAATGGCCACATTTGCGTCGCCCGCCCGCCCCTGTTCCGCGTCGACGTGCCGGCCCGGGGCAAGAAGCCGCTGCAGAAACTGTACGCGCTCGACGACGGCGAACTGCTGGCGATCGAGGACAAGCTGACCAAAGAAGGCATGAAAGAAGGCGCATGGAGCATTTCGCGCTTCAAGGGCCTGGGCGAGATGAACGCCGAACAGCTGTGGGAAACCACCATGAATCCCGACACCCGCCGCCTGCTGCCGGTCGCCTTTGGCCAGTACGACCTGGCCGAATCGGCATCGCGCTTCAATATGCTGATGGGCAAAGGCGAAGCCGCCGCGCGCCGGGCGTGGCTGGAAGAACACGGGAATGAAACCGAGGCGGATATCTAAAGACGCTGGCGCGGCGACTGTCTGCCGCCCAAACACCGAACCCCAATCATGACGACGCAAGCAAACCTTTTCGAACAACAATCCGGGCCGGCCGACGACGTCGAAACGCTCACCCTTTCCACCTTCGCCGAGCGCGCCTATCTCGACTACGCGGTCTCGGTGGTCAAGGGCCGCGCGCTGCCGGACGTCGCCGACGGCCAGAAACCGGTCCAGCGCCGCATCATGTATTCGATGCACGAACTGGGCCTGGGCCATACCGCCAAGCCGCGCAAGTCGGCCACCGTGGTCGGCGACGTGCTGGGCAAGCTCCACCCGCACGGCGACCAGTCGGTCTACGACGCGCTGGTGCGCATGGCGCAGGACTTCTCGCTGCGCTATCCACTGATCGACGGCCAGGGCAATTTCGGCTCGCGCGACGGTGACGGCGCCGCGGCGATGCGCTACACCGAGGCGCGCCTGACGCCGGTGTCGCGCCTGCTGCTCGATGAACTCGACATGGGCACGGTCGACTTCCAGCCCAATTACGACGGTTCCAGCAACGAGCCGCGCCAGCTGCCGGCGCGCTTGCCGATGGTGCTGCTCAATGGCGCCTCGGGCATCGCGGTCGGCATGGCCACCGAGATCCCGTCGCACAACCTGCGCGAAGTGGCGCAGGCGGCGGTGGCGCTAATCCGCAATCCCAAGATGTCACATGCCGAACTGATGACGCTGATCCCGGGCCCGGACTTCCCGGGCGGCGGCCAGATCATCACCCCGGCCTCGACCGTGGCCGACATGTACGCCAGCGGCCGCGGCTCCATGAAGGTGCGGGCGCGCTGGAAGATCGAAGAACTGGCGCGCGGCCAGTGGCAGGCCGTGGTCACCGAACTGCCGCCGGGCACCTCGAGCCAGCGCGTCCTTGAAGAAATCGAGGAACTGACCAATCCCAAGATCAAGATGGGCAAGAAGGCCCTGCTGCCGGAACAGCTGGCCCTGAAGCAGAACATCCTCGGCGCGCTCGATACCGTGCGCGACGAATCCGGCCGCGAGGCAGCGGTGCGCCTGGTGTTCGAGCCGAAGTCGAAGAACCAGGACCAGAATGAGTTCATGCTGATGCTGCTCGCGCATACCTCGCTGGAGAACTCGAGCCCGATGAACCTGGTGATGATCGGCGGCGATGGCCGCCCGCGCCAGAAAGGCCTGCTCGAGGTCCTGCAGGAATGGATCGACTTCCGCTTTGTCACGGTGCGGCGCCGGACCGAATTCAAGCTCGGCAAGGTCAACGACCGCATCCATATCCTGGAAGGCCGCGAGATCGTCCTGCTCAACATCGACAAGGTGATTGCCATCATCCGCAATTCGGATGAGCCCAAGGCCGCGCTGATGGAAGCATTCGCCCTGAGCGAGCGCCAGGCCGAGGACATCCTCGAGATTCGCCTGCGCCAGCTGGCGCGCCTGGAAGCGATCAAGATCCAGCAGGAGCTGGCCGAACTGCGCCTTGAGAAGGAAAAGCTGCAGGACATCCTCGAGAATCCGTCGACCATGAAGCGCCTGATCATCCGTGAGATCGAGGCCGATTCCAAGCAGTATGGCGACGAGCGCCGCACGGTGATCGAAGAAGCCGAACGTGCCGTGGCAGAGCAGAAGATCATCGACGAGCCGGTGACGGTCATCGTGTCGGAAAAAGGCTGGGTGCGCGCGCGCACCGGCATCGGCCACGATCCGGCGCAATTCACCTTCAAGACGGGCGACTCGCTGTACCAGGC
Above is a genomic segment from Massilia sp. H6 containing:
- a CDS encoding two-component system response regulator; amino-acid sequence: MHAARYPFTVRLVGFAPAECAQLEHLLAQAPRSGPSYFCLHDDSLQEPDLYLAAGDSPAALARLRCLPPGASQPTLVIGGQGASCYRTLPHPVDAAELYDALADLLDARVQTMAVSRARGVRSLPERRRRPRLRPDTAAPADYAQMRQGPHDGAVLIIDKGGAFRDHVAQVVGIKARPVEWTDSGRAALCLCDETAVSLVMINTAAPGIEPYDLCRRIKSQDGAGRTAVLFLVGQSFKYDSLRARDAGVRGLLDKPVADRHIVATFQKLLALPP
- a CDS encoding DNA topoisomerase IV subunit B, encoding MASKKPASDYSESSIRVLKGLEPVKQRPGMYTRTENPLHIIQEVIDNASDEALGGHCMNIAVTMNTDGSVTVEDDGRGIPVGLHPEENVPTVEIVFTRLHAGGKFDKGSGGAYAFSGGLHGVGVSVTNALSTRLEITVWRKEDNGNGVHDLVFSAGDVIAPLTSRPLERGGKKNGTRVTAWPDPKYFDSPNIPLGDMQRLLRSKAVLLPGVTVTLTNQKTGDVQTWRYDEGLRGYLTEALAQASTGQTVIPLFEGAQYAPSSDDGFAEGEGAAWVVAWTEEGSVVRESYVNLIPTVSGGTHESGLREGLFGAVKSFVEMHSLLPKGVKLLPEDVFARVSFVLSAKVLDPQFQGQTKERLNSRDAVKLVSFFTRPPLELWLNQHVEYGKKLAELVIKQAQSRLRSLQKVEKKKSSGVAVLPGKLTDCESTDLTRNELFLVEGDSAGGSAKMGRDKEFQAILPLRGKVLNSWETDRDRLFANNEIHDIAVAIGVDPHGAHDNPDLSGLRYGKICILSDADVDGSHIQVLLLTLFFKHFPALFRNGHICVARPPLFRVDVPARGKKPLQKLYALDDGELLAIEDKLTKEGMKEGAWSISRFKGLGEMNAEQLWETTMNPDTRRLLPVAFGQYDLAESASRFNMLMGKGEAAARRAWLEEHGNETEADI
- the parC gene encoding DNA topoisomerase IV subunit A, which translates into the protein MTTQANLFEQQSGPADDVETLTLSTFAERAYLDYAVSVVKGRALPDVADGQKPVQRRIMYSMHELGLGHTAKPRKSATVVGDVLGKLHPHGDQSVYDALVRMAQDFSLRYPLIDGQGNFGSRDGDGAAAMRYTEARLTPVSRLLLDELDMGTVDFQPNYDGSSNEPRQLPARLPMVLLNGASGIAVGMATEIPSHNLREVAQAAVALIRNPKMSHAELMTLIPGPDFPGGGQIITPASTVADMYASGRGSMKVRARWKIEELARGQWQAVVTELPPGTSSQRVLEEIEELTNPKIKMGKKALLPEQLALKQNILGALDTVRDESGREAAVRLVFEPKSKNQDQNEFMLMLLAHTSLENSSPMNLVMIGGDGRPRQKGLLEVLQEWIDFRFVTVRRRTEFKLGKVNDRIHILEGREIVLLNIDKVIAIIRNSDEPKAALMEAFALSERQAEDILEIRLRQLARLEAIKIQQELAELRLEKEKLQDILENPSTMKRLIIREIEADSKQYGDERRTVIEEAERAVAEQKIIDEPVTVIVSEKGWVRARTGIGHDPAQFTFKTGDSLYQAFECRTVDALIGVGSNGKAYSVPVAALPGARGDGVPITTLVDLSGGVRILHYFAGNPDTRLLLASSNGFGFIAKAGDMVSRLKGGKSFITLDEGALPLPPRIVPDSTGAIACLSEKGRVLVFGIDEMKVLTNGGRGVILMELEPRETLLAAQPINQKGVNVIGTWAGSKPRTVELFASGLEPHYGKRARKGKPLSAKLKAQDLAMRMTEGEAAKAG